A genomic region of Oncorhynchus mykiss isolate Arlee chromosome 4, USDA_OmykA_1.1, whole genome shotgun sequence contains the following coding sequences:
- the LOC110521995 gene encoding serine/threonine-protein phosphatase 4 regulatory subunit 3 isoform X1, producing the protein MTDTRRRVKVYTLNEDRQWDDRGTGHVSSGYVERLKGMSLLVRAESDGESGSLLLESKINPNTAYQKQQDTLIVWSEAENYDLALSFQEKAGCDEIWEKICQVQGKDPSVDITQELVDESEEERFDDMSSPGLELPPCELGHLEELAELVASSLPSPLRREKLALAVENEGYIRKLLELFRQCEDLENADGLHHLYEIVKGIFLLNRTALFEVMFSEECIMDVIGCLEHDPALDGLPRRHRDFLTKTARFKEVIPIGDPELRAKIHQTYRVQYIQDMVLPTPSVFEENMLSTLHSFIFFNKVEIVGMLQDDEKFLTDLFAQLTDEATDDDKRHELVNFLKEFCAFSQTLQPQNRDTFFKTLSNMGILPALEVILGMDDVQVRGAATDIFSYLVEYNPSMVREFIMQESQQNDDDILLINLIIEHMICDSDPELGGAVQLMGLLRTLVDPENMMATANKTEKTEFLSFFYKHCMHVLSAPLLANTTDDKPSRDDFQTSQLLALILELLTFCVEHHTYHIKNYIINKDILRRVLVLTASQHAFLALCALRFMRRIIGLKDEFYNRYIMKNFLFEPVVKAFLNNGARYNLMNSAIIEMFEYVRVEDVKSLTAHIVENYWKSLEDVDYVQTFKGLKLRYEQQRERQDNPKLDSMRSILRNHRFRRDARTLDDDEEMWFNADEEELEDCEAVVPPSDSKITKASGGAGENEDLMDPISKFMERKKLKDSDDKEVLGKSSSLSGRQSPSFKLSFSGSTTKTSLSSPPASLRPGSPGSGAKGSPPTAATVTTKVGLVDYPDDDEEDEEEVGGESKEETPPLSKKSKLSS; encoded by the exons ATGACGGATACCCGCCGCCGAGTCAAAGTTTATACTCTCAACGAGGACAGACAATGGGATGACCGCGGTACGGGACACGTCTCCTCCGGTTATGTGGAGAGGCTGAAAGGCATGTCTCTGCTGGTGCGAGCGGAGAGCGATGGTGAGTCAG GTTCCCTACTGCTCGAGTCGAAAATCAACCCAAACACAGCCTACCAgaaacaacag GACACATTGATAGTGTGGTCGGAGGCTGAGAACTATGACCTGGCCCTCAGCTTCCAGGAGAAGGCTGGCTGCGATGAGATCTGGGAGAAAATCTGTCAG GTCCAGGGCAAGGACCCGTCAGTGGACATCACACAAGAGCTGGTGGACGAGTCGGAGGAGGAGCGCTTTGATGACATGTCCTCCCCAGGCCTCGAACTCCCTCCCTGCGAGCTGGGCCACCTTGAGGAGCTTGCCGAGCTCGTGGCCTCATCACTCCCCTCCCCCTTACGCCGTGAGAAACTAGCCCTGGCTGTGGAGAACGAGGGCTACATCCGCAAGCTCCTGGAGCTCTTCCGCCAGTGCGAGGACCTGGAAAACGCAGACGGCCTCCACCACCTATACGAGATCGTCAAGGGCATCTTCCTGCTAAACCGCACGGCCCTCTTCGAGGTCATGTTCTCTGAGGAGTGCATCATGGATGTGATTGGTTGCCTGGAGCATGACCCTGCGCTGGATGGGTTGCCGCGGCGACACCGCGACTTCCTCACCAAGACGGCGCGCTTCAAGGAGGTCATCCCTATCGGTGACCCCGAGCTGCGGGCCAAGATCCACCAGACGTACCGCGTGCAGTACATCCAGGATATGGTGCTGCCCACGCCGTCGGTGTTCGAGGAGAACATGCTCTCTACGTTGCACTCGTTCATCTTCTTCAACAAGGTGGAGATTGTGGGTATGCTGCAG GACGACGAGAAGTTCCTGACGGACCTCTTTGCACAGCTCACAGATGAGGCTACCGACGATGACAAGAGACATGAACTG GTAAACTTCCTAAAGGAGTTCTGCGCCTTCTCACAAACGTTACAACCTCAAAACAGAGACACCTTCTTCAAGACTCTGTCAAACATGGGAATTCTCCCTGCACTAGAGGTTATACTG GGGATGGATGATGTGCAGGTGCGCGGCGCAGCCACCGATATCTTCTCCTATCTGGTGGAGTACAACCCCTCTATGGTACGAGAGTTTATCATGCAGGAGTCCCAGCAGAACGACGAT GACATCCTGCTGATCAACCTGATCATCGAGCACATGATCTGTGACTCGGACCCGGAGCTGGGCGGCGCCGTACAGCTGATGGGTCTGCTACGCACCCTGGTGGATCCTGAAAACATGATGGCCACCGCCAAT AAAACGGAGAAGACAGAGTTCCTGAGCTTCTTCTACAAGCACTGCATGCatgtcctctctgctcctctactGGCCAACACCACGGATGACAAGCCCAGTAGAG ATGACTTCCAGACGTCTCAGCTGCTGGCGCTGATCCTGGAGCTGCTGACGTTCTGCGTGGAGCACCACACCTACCACATCAAGAACTACATCATCAACAAGGACATCCTCCGTAGGGTCCTGGTGCTCACTGCCTCACAGCACGCCTTCCTGGCCCTCT GCGCGCTGCGCTTCATGAGGCGGATCATCGGGCTGAAGGACGAGTTCTACAACCGCTACATCATGAAGAACTTCCTGTTTGAGCCGGTGGTCAAGGCCTTCCTCAACAACGGCGCCCGCTACAATCTCATGAATTCAGCCATCATCGAGATGTTTGAATATGTCCGCGTG GAGGATGTGAAGTCCCTGACGGCCCACATAGTGGAGAACTACTGGAAGTCCCTGGAGGATGTGGACTACGTGCAGACCTTTAAAGGACTGAAGCTGCGCtatgaacagcagagggagaggcaggacAACCCCAAACTGGACAG CATGCGGTCGATCCTGAGGAACCACCGGTTCCGGCGTGATGCGCGAACGCTGGACGACGATGAGGAGATGTGGTTCAACGCGGACGAGGAAGAGCTTGAGGACTGCGAGGCGGTGGTGCCCCCCTCGGACAGCAAGATCACCAAAGCGAGCGGTGGCGCCGGCGAGAATGAAGACCTCATGGACCCCATCAGCAAGTTCATGGAAAGGAAGAAAC TGAAAGACTCCGATGACAAGGAAGTCCTGGGCAAGTCCAGTAGTCTGTCAGGCCGCCAGAGCCCCAGCTTCAAACTCTCCTTCTCCGGCTCCACCACCAAGACCAGCCTGTCCAGCCCGCCCGCATCGCTGCGCCCCGGCTCACCTGGGTCAGGGGCCAAGGGCTCGCCCCCGACAGCAGCCACAGTCACCACAAAG GTGGGGCTGGTGGACTACCCCGATGACGACGAAGAAGACGAAGAGGAGGTGGGTGGCGAGAGTAAAGAAGAGACTCCGCCCTTGTCCAAGAAGTCCAAGCTTAGCTCCTAA
- the LOC110521995 gene encoding serine/threonine-protein phosphatase 4 regulatory subunit 3 isoform X4, translating to MTDTRRRVKVYTLNEDRQWDDRGTGHVSSGYVERLKGMSLLVRAESDGESGSLLLESKINPNTAYQKQQDTLIVWSEAENYDLALSFQEKAGCDEIWEKICQVQGKDPSVDITQELVDESEEERFDDMSSPGLELPPCELGHLEELAELVASSLPSPLRREKLALAVENEGYIRKLLELFRQCEDLENADGLHHLYEIVKGIFLLNRTALFEVMFSEECIMDVIGCLEHDPALDGLPRRHRDFLTKTARFKEVIPIGDPELRAKIHQTYRVQYIQDMVLPTPSVFEENMLSTLHSFIFFNKVEIVGMLQDDEKFLTDLFAQLTDEATDDDKRHELVNFLKEFCAFSQTLQPQNRDTFFKTLSNMGILPALEVILGMDDVQVRGAATDIFSYLVEYNPSMVREFIMQESQQNDDDILLINLIIEHMICDSDPELGGAVQLMGLLRTLVDPENMMATANKTEKTEFLSFFYKHCMHVLSAPLLANTTDDKPSRDDFQTSQLLALILELLTFCVEHHTYHIKNYIINKDILRRVLVLTASQHAFLALCALRFMRRIIGLKDEFYNRYIMKNFLFEPVVKAFLNNGARYNLMNSAIIEMFEYVRVEDVKSLTAHIVENYWKSLEDVDYVQTFKGLKLRYEQQRERQDNPKLDSMRSILRNHRFRRDARTLDDDEEMWFNADEEELEDCEAVVPPSDSKITKASGGAGENEDLMDPISKFMERKKLKDSDDKEVLGKSSSLSGRQSPSFKLSFSGSTTKTSLSSPPASLRPGSPGSGAKGSPPTAATVTTKSGEGQTAIHTSGGAGGLPR from the exons ATGACGGATACCCGCCGCCGAGTCAAAGTTTATACTCTCAACGAGGACAGACAATGGGATGACCGCGGTACGGGACACGTCTCCTCCGGTTATGTGGAGAGGCTGAAAGGCATGTCTCTGCTGGTGCGAGCGGAGAGCGATGGTGAGTCAG GTTCCCTACTGCTCGAGTCGAAAATCAACCCAAACACAGCCTACCAgaaacaacag GACACATTGATAGTGTGGTCGGAGGCTGAGAACTATGACCTGGCCCTCAGCTTCCAGGAGAAGGCTGGCTGCGATGAGATCTGGGAGAAAATCTGTCAG GTCCAGGGCAAGGACCCGTCAGTGGACATCACACAAGAGCTGGTGGACGAGTCGGAGGAGGAGCGCTTTGATGACATGTCCTCCCCAGGCCTCGAACTCCCTCCCTGCGAGCTGGGCCACCTTGAGGAGCTTGCCGAGCTCGTGGCCTCATCACTCCCCTCCCCCTTACGCCGTGAGAAACTAGCCCTGGCTGTGGAGAACGAGGGCTACATCCGCAAGCTCCTGGAGCTCTTCCGCCAGTGCGAGGACCTGGAAAACGCAGACGGCCTCCACCACCTATACGAGATCGTCAAGGGCATCTTCCTGCTAAACCGCACGGCCCTCTTCGAGGTCATGTTCTCTGAGGAGTGCATCATGGATGTGATTGGTTGCCTGGAGCATGACCCTGCGCTGGATGGGTTGCCGCGGCGACACCGCGACTTCCTCACCAAGACGGCGCGCTTCAAGGAGGTCATCCCTATCGGTGACCCCGAGCTGCGGGCCAAGATCCACCAGACGTACCGCGTGCAGTACATCCAGGATATGGTGCTGCCCACGCCGTCGGTGTTCGAGGAGAACATGCTCTCTACGTTGCACTCGTTCATCTTCTTCAACAAGGTGGAGATTGTGGGTATGCTGCAG GACGACGAGAAGTTCCTGACGGACCTCTTTGCACAGCTCACAGATGAGGCTACCGACGATGACAAGAGACATGAACTG GTAAACTTCCTAAAGGAGTTCTGCGCCTTCTCACAAACGTTACAACCTCAAAACAGAGACACCTTCTTCAAGACTCTGTCAAACATGGGAATTCTCCCTGCACTAGAGGTTATACTG GGGATGGATGATGTGCAGGTGCGCGGCGCAGCCACCGATATCTTCTCCTATCTGGTGGAGTACAACCCCTCTATGGTACGAGAGTTTATCATGCAGGAGTCCCAGCAGAACGACGAT GACATCCTGCTGATCAACCTGATCATCGAGCACATGATCTGTGACTCGGACCCGGAGCTGGGCGGCGCCGTACAGCTGATGGGTCTGCTACGCACCCTGGTGGATCCTGAAAACATGATGGCCACCGCCAAT AAAACGGAGAAGACAGAGTTCCTGAGCTTCTTCTACAAGCACTGCATGCatgtcctctctgctcctctactGGCCAACACCACGGATGACAAGCCCAGTAGAG ATGACTTCCAGACGTCTCAGCTGCTGGCGCTGATCCTGGAGCTGCTGACGTTCTGCGTGGAGCACCACACCTACCACATCAAGAACTACATCATCAACAAGGACATCCTCCGTAGGGTCCTGGTGCTCACTGCCTCACAGCACGCCTTCCTGGCCCTCT GCGCGCTGCGCTTCATGAGGCGGATCATCGGGCTGAAGGACGAGTTCTACAACCGCTACATCATGAAGAACTTCCTGTTTGAGCCGGTGGTCAAGGCCTTCCTCAACAACGGCGCCCGCTACAATCTCATGAATTCAGCCATCATCGAGATGTTTGAATATGTCCGCGTG GAGGATGTGAAGTCCCTGACGGCCCACATAGTGGAGAACTACTGGAAGTCCCTGGAGGATGTGGACTACGTGCAGACCTTTAAAGGACTGAAGCTGCGCtatgaacagcagagggagaggcaggacAACCCCAAACTGGACAG CATGCGGTCGATCCTGAGGAACCACCGGTTCCGGCGTGATGCGCGAACGCTGGACGACGATGAGGAGATGTGGTTCAACGCGGACGAGGAAGAGCTTGAGGACTGCGAGGCGGTGGTGCCCCCCTCGGACAGCAAGATCACCAAAGCGAGCGGTGGCGCCGGCGAGAATGAAGACCTCATGGACCCCATCAGCAAGTTCATGGAAAGGAAGAAAC TGAAAGACTCCGATGACAAGGAAGTCCTGGGCAAGTCCAGTAGTCTGTCAGGCCGCCAGAGCCCCAGCTTCAAACTCTCCTTCTCCGGCTCCACCACCAAGACCAGCCTGTCCAGCCCGCCCGCATCGCTGCGCCCCGGCTCACCTGGGTCAGGGGCCAAGGGCTCGCCCCCGACAGCAGCCACAGTCACCACAAAG TCCGGAGAAGGACAGACTGCAATCCACACTTCGG GTGGGGCTGGTGGACTACCCCGATGA
- the LOC110521995 gene encoding serine/threonine-protein phosphatase 4 regulatory subunit 3 isoform X2: MTDTRRRVKVYTLNEDRQWDDRGTGHVSSGYVERLKGMSLLVRAESDGESGSLLLESKINPNTAYQKQQDTLIVWSEAENYDLALSFQEKAGCDEIWEKICQVQGKDPSVDITQELVDESEEERFDDMSSPGLELPPCELGHLEELAELVASSLPSPLRREKLALAVENEGYIRKLLELFRQCEDLENADGLHHLYEIVKGIFLLNRTALFEVMFSEECIMDVIGCLEHDPALDGLPRRHRDFLTKTARFKEVIPIGDPELRAKIHQTYRVQYIQDMVLPTPSVFEENMLSTLHSFIFFNKVEIVGMLQDDEKFLTDLFAQLTDEATDDDKRHELVNFLKEFCAFSQTLQPQNRDTFFKTLSNMGILPALEVILGMDDVQVRGAATDIFSYLVEYNPSMVREFIMQESQQNDDDILLINLIIEHMICDSDPELGGAVQLMGLLRTLVDPENMMATANKTEKTEFLSFFYKHCMHVLSAPLLANTTDDKPSRDDFQTSQLLALILELLTFCVEHHTYHIKNYIINKDILRRVLVLTASQHAFLALCALRFMRRIIGLKDEFYNRYIMKNFLFEPVVKAFLNNGARYNLMNSAIIEMFEYVRVDVKSLTAHIVENYWKSLEDVDYVQTFKGLKLRYEQQRERQDNPKLDSMRSILRNHRFRRDARTLDDDEEMWFNADEEELEDCEAVVPPSDSKITKASGGAGENEDLMDPISKFMERKKLKDSDDKEVLGKSSSLSGRQSPSFKLSFSGSTTKTSLSSPPASLRPGSPGSGAKGSPPTAATVTTKVGLVDYPDDDEEDEEEVGGESKEETPPLSKKSKLSS, translated from the exons ATGACGGATACCCGCCGCCGAGTCAAAGTTTATACTCTCAACGAGGACAGACAATGGGATGACCGCGGTACGGGACACGTCTCCTCCGGTTATGTGGAGAGGCTGAAAGGCATGTCTCTGCTGGTGCGAGCGGAGAGCGATGGTGAGTCAG GTTCCCTACTGCTCGAGTCGAAAATCAACCCAAACACAGCCTACCAgaaacaacag GACACATTGATAGTGTGGTCGGAGGCTGAGAACTATGACCTGGCCCTCAGCTTCCAGGAGAAGGCTGGCTGCGATGAGATCTGGGAGAAAATCTGTCAG GTCCAGGGCAAGGACCCGTCAGTGGACATCACACAAGAGCTGGTGGACGAGTCGGAGGAGGAGCGCTTTGATGACATGTCCTCCCCAGGCCTCGAACTCCCTCCCTGCGAGCTGGGCCACCTTGAGGAGCTTGCCGAGCTCGTGGCCTCATCACTCCCCTCCCCCTTACGCCGTGAGAAACTAGCCCTGGCTGTGGAGAACGAGGGCTACATCCGCAAGCTCCTGGAGCTCTTCCGCCAGTGCGAGGACCTGGAAAACGCAGACGGCCTCCACCACCTATACGAGATCGTCAAGGGCATCTTCCTGCTAAACCGCACGGCCCTCTTCGAGGTCATGTTCTCTGAGGAGTGCATCATGGATGTGATTGGTTGCCTGGAGCATGACCCTGCGCTGGATGGGTTGCCGCGGCGACACCGCGACTTCCTCACCAAGACGGCGCGCTTCAAGGAGGTCATCCCTATCGGTGACCCCGAGCTGCGGGCCAAGATCCACCAGACGTACCGCGTGCAGTACATCCAGGATATGGTGCTGCCCACGCCGTCGGTGTTCGAGGAGAACATGCTCTCTACGTTGCACTCGTTCATCTTCTTCAACAAGGTGGAGATTGTGGGTATGCTGCAG GACGACGAGAAGTTCCTGACGGACCTCTTTGCACAGCTCACAGATGAGGCTACCGACGATGACAAGAGACATGAACTG GTAAACTTCCTAAAGGAGTTCTGCGCCTTCTCACAAACGTTACAACCTCAAAACAGAGACACCTTCTTCAAGACTCTGTCAAACATGGGAATTCTCCCTGCACTAGAGGTTATACTG GGGATGGATGATGTGCAGGTGCGCGGCGCAGCCACCGATATCTTCTCCTATCTGGTGGAGTACAACCCCTCTATGGTACGAGAGTTTATCATGCAGGAGTCCCAGCAGAACGACGAT GACATCCTGCTGATCAACCTGATCATCGAGCACATGATCTGTGACTCGGACCCGGAGCTGGGCGGCGCCGTACAGCTGATGGGTCTGCTACGCACCCTGGTGGATCCTGAAAACATGATGGCCACCGCCAAT AAAACGGAGAAGACAGAGTTCCTGAGCTTCTTCTACAAGCACTGCATGCatgtcctctctgctcctctactGGCCAACACCACGGATGACAAGCCCAGTAGAG ATGACTTCCAGACGTCTCAGCTGCTGGCGCTGATCCTGGAGCTGCTGACGTTCTGCGTGGAGCACCACACCTACCACATCAAGAACTACATCATCAACAAGGACATCCTCCGTAGGGTCCTGGTGCTCACTGCCTCACAGCACGCCTTCCTGGCCCTCT GCGCGCTGCGCTTCATGAGGCGGATCATCGGGCTGAAGGACGAGTTCTACAACCGCTACATCATGAAGAACTTCCTGTTTGAGCCGGTGGTCAAGGCCTTCCTCAACAACGGCGCCCGCTACAATCTCATGAATTCAGCCATCATCGAGATGTTTGAATATGTCCGCGTG GATGTGAAGTCCCTGACGGCCCACATAGTGGAGAACTACTGGAAGTCCCTGGAGGATGTGGACTACGTGCAGACCTTTAAAGGACTGAAGCTGCGCtatgaacagcagagggagaggcaggacAACCCCAAACTGGACAG CATGCGGTCGATCCTGAGGAACCACCGGTTCCGGCGTGATGCGCGAACGCTGGACGACGATGAGGAGATGTGGTTCAACGCGGACGAGGAAGAGCTTGAGGACTGCGAGGCGGTGGTGCCCCCCTCGGACAGCAAGATCACCAAAGCGAGCGGTGGCGCCGGCGAGAATGAAGACCTCATGGACCCCATCAGCAAGTTCATGGAAAGGAAGAAAC TGAAAGACTCCGATGACAAGGAAGTCCTGGGCAAGTCCAGTAGTCTGTCAGGCCGCCAGAGCCCCAGCTTCAAACTCTCCTTCTCCGGCTCCACCACCAAGACCAGCCTGTCCAGCCCGCCCGCATCGCTGCGCCCCGGCTCACCTGGGTCAGGGGCCAAGGGCTCGCCCCCGACAGCAGCCACAGTCACCACAAAG GTGGGGCTGGTGGACTACCCCGATGACGACGAAGAAGACGAAGAGGAGGTGGGTGGCGAGAGTAAAGAAGAGACTCCGCCCTTGTCCAAGAAGTCCAAGCTTAGCTCCTAA
- the LOC110521995 gene encoding serine/threonine-protein phosphatase 4 regulatory subunit 3 isoform X3, protein MTDTRRRVKVYTLNEDRQWDDRGTGHVSSGYVERLKGMSLLVRAESDGSLLLESKINPNTAYQKQQDTLIVWSEAENYDLALSFQEKAGCDEIWEKICQVQGKDPSVDITQELVDESEEERFDDMSSPGLELPPCELGHLEELAELVASSLPSPLRREKLALAVENEGYIRKLLELFRQCEDLENADGLHHLYEIVKGIFLLNRTALFEVMFSEECIMDVIGCLEHDPALDGLPRRHRDFLTKTARFKEVIPIGDPELRAKIHQTYRVQYIQDMVLPTPSVFEENMLSTLHSFIFFNKVEIVGMLQDDEKFLTDLFAQLTDEATDDDKRHELVNFLKEFCAFSQTLQPQNRDTFFKTLSNMGILPALEVILGMDDVQVRGAATDIFSYLVEYNPSMVREFIMQESQQNDDDILLINLIIEHMICDSDPELGGAVQLMGLLRTLVDPENMMATANKTEKTEFLSFFYKHCMHVLSAPLLANTTDDKPSRDDFQTSQLLALILELLTFCVEHHTYHIKNYIINKDILRRVLVLTASQHAFLALCALRFMRRIIGLKDEFYNRYIMKNFLFEPVVKAFLNNGARYNLMNSAIIEMFEYVRVEDVKSLTAHIVENYWKSLEDVDYVQTFKGLKLRYEQQRERQDNPKLDSMRSILRNHRFRRDARTLDDDEEMWFNADEEELEDCEAVVPPSDSKITKASGGAGENEDLMDPISKFMERKKLKDSDDKEVLGKSSSLSGRQSPSFKLSFSGSTTKTSLSSPPASLRPGSPGSGAKGSPPTAATVTTKVGLVDYPDDDEEDEEEVGGESKEETPPLSKKSKLSS, encoded by the exons ATGACGGATACCCGCCGCCGAGTCAAAGTTTATACTCTCAACGAGGACAGACAATGGGATGACCGCGGTACGGGACACGTCTCCTCCGGTTATGTGGAGAGGCTGAAAGGCATGTCTCTGCTGGTGCGAGCGGAGAGCGATG GTTCCCTACTGCTCGAGTCGAAAATCAACCCAAACACAGCCTACCAgaaacaacag GACACATTGATAGTGTGGTCGGAGGCTGAGAACTATGACCTGGCCCTCAGCTTCCAGGAGAAGGCTGGCTGCGATGAGATCTGGGAGAAAATCTGTCAG GTCCAGGGCAAGGACCCGTCAGTGGACATCACACAAGAGCTGGTGGACGAGTCGGAGGAGGAGCGCTTTGATGACATGTCCTCCCCAGGCCTCGAACTCCCTCCCTGCGAGCTGGGCCACCTTGAGGAGCTTGCCGAGCTCGTGGCCTCATCACTCCCCTCCCCCTTACGCCGTGAGAAACTAGCCCTGGCTGTGGAGAACGAGGGCTACATCCGCAAGCTCCTGGAGCTCTTCCGCCAGTGCGAGGACCTGGAAAACGCAGACGGCCTCCACCACCTATACGAGATCGTCAAGGGCATCTTCCTGCTAAACCGCACGGCCCTCTTCGAGGTCATGTTCTCTGAGGAGTGCATCATGGATGTGATTGGTTGCCTGGAGCATGACCCTGCGCTGGATGGGTTGCCGCGGCGACACCGCGACTTCCTCACCAAGACGGCGCGCTTCAAGGAGGTCATCCCTATCGGTGACCCCGAGCTGCGGGCCAAGATCCACCAGACGTACCGCGTGCAGTACATCCAGGATATGGTGCTGCCCACGCCGTCGGTGTTCGAGGAGAACATGCTCTCTACGTTGCACTCGTTCATCTTCTTCAACAAGGTGGAGATTGTGGGTATGCTGCAG GACGACGAGAAGTTCCTGACGGACCTCTTTGCACAGCTCACAGATGAGGCTACCGACGATGACAAGAGACATGAACTG GTAAACTTCCTAAAGGAGTTCTGCGCCTTCTCACAAACGTTACAACCTCAAAACAGAGACACCTTCTTCAAGACTCTGTCAAACATGGGAATTCTCCCTGCACTAGAGGTTATACTG GGGATGGATGATGTGCAGGTGCGCGGCGCAGCCACCGATATCTTCTCCTATCTGGTGGAGTACAACCCCTCTATGGTACGAGAGTTTATCATGCAGGAGTCCCAGCAGAACGACGAT GACATCCTGCTGATCAACCTGATCATCGAGCACATGATCTGTGACTCGGACCCGGAGCTGGGCGGCGCCGTACAGCTGATGGGTCTGCTACGCACCCTGGTGGATCCTGAAAACATGATGGCCACCGCCAAT AAAACGGAGAAGACAGAGTTCCTGAGCTTCTTCTACAAGCACTGCATGCatgtcctctctgctcctctactGGCCAACACCACGGATGACAAGCCCAGTAGAG ATGACTTCCAGACGTCTCAGCTGCTGGCGCTGATCCTGGAGCTGCTGACGTTCTGCGTGGAGCACCACACCTACCACATCAAGAACTACATCATCAACAAGGACATCCTCCGTAGGGTCCTGGTGCTCACTGCCTCACAGCACGCCTTCCTGGCCCTCT GCGCGCTGCGCTTCATGAGGCGGATCATCGGGCTGAAGGACGAGTTCTACAACCGCTACATCATGAAGAACTTCCTGTTTGAGCCGGTGGTCAAGGCCTTCCTCAACAACGGCGCCCGCTACAATCTCATGAATTCAGCCATCATCGAGATGTTTGAATATGTCCGCGTG GAGGATGTGAAGTCCCTGACGGCCCACATAGTGGAGAACTACTGGAAGTCCCTGGAGGATGTGGACTACGTGCAGACCTTTAAAGGACTGAAGCTGCGCtatgaacagcagagggagaggcaggacAACCCCAAACTGGACAG CATGCGGTCGATCCTGAGGAACCACCGGTTCCGGCGTGATGCGCGAACGCTGGACGACGATGAGGAGATGTGGTTCAACGCGGACGAGGAAGAGCTTGAGGACTGCGAGGCGGTGGTGCCCCCCTCGGACAGCAAGATCACCAAAGCGAGCGGTGGCGCCGGCGAGAATGAAGACCTCATGGACCCCATCAGCAAGTTCATGGAAAGGAAGAAAC TGAAAGACTCCGATGACAAGGAAGTCCTGGGCAAGTCCAGTAGTCTGTCAGGCCGCCAGAGCCCCAGCTTCAAACTCTCCTTCTCCGGCTCCACCACCAAGACCAGCCTGTCCAGCCCGCCCGCATCGCTGCGCCCCGGCTCACCTGGGTCAGGGGCCAAGGGCTCGCCCCCGACAGCAGCCACAGTCACCACAAAG GTGGGGCTGGTGGACTACCCCGATGACGACGAAGAAGACGAAGAGGAGGTGGGTGGCGAGAGTAAAGAAGAGACTCCGCCCTTGTCCAAGAAGTCCAAGCTTAGCTCCTAA